One Armatimonadia bacterium DNA segment encodes these proteins:
- a CDS encoding heparinase II/III family protein, protein MRASLSSGWWLFGLALFLGAGLTGNTPAVAQPPALSLCSCDELSQCSGGELDTQNVKEGKAALRWDHSKSVYLNLNGITPDWKAYNRLSFWMYSPKATKARFMMIVPSENPKTEGSDYYMHDIVVDFTGWKQFSYAIPRDFDAAREPRGWDQIDGMNFTASGWDNTPDPNTCVTFDDFKLSWEAPPVGPKTTDAEFFASLNLDYPGLERTKALVQAGDLAGAKAAYVKYLKVRETPRYYVNWRDKPEPDKRPANPDTRGADQALKHLYYVCDVPLQFEDKIDWEANPTNPFNPEWTWQFGRHSWWSGLGRAYWNTGDEKYAQEWVWELRSWIHDNFLPERVNNSVGSRWRTIECGIRLQGSWPQAFYYFLSSPTFTDDDVVMMVKSMAEQAQYLYNYPTGGNWLTMEANGMCHVGVLFPEFKQAQTWREEAVKRLYTELDNQVYPDGAQKELTTGYHYVALGNFLDLARICMFNDIALPENYVSKLERMWAYGMWAMMPDRTLPYLNDAWNVNVPGTLRQALEYFPQREDFRWIATDGKEGRQPDHLSHFFPWAGWSVMRTGWGRDDNYMLFDVGPFGLGHQHEDKLAMVLSAYGKYLLVDVGSYAYERSAMRSYVVGPWAHNIVAVDGLTQARRNVRSSNVNTEPQTNPFHTTAAFDYCEGVYDDGFGPKNELKVVQRRQVLFVKPEYWVVVDTLTPPDAAEHQYASHFHLGTADAQASGATASTLGDSANLHILTAGRQPAVADIVKGQETPYYLGWIGTHGVGNKHPMPVARFTWKATGVTQTVYLLYPTRPGQECPVRQFHLLPGDGLKAEIQFADGRRDVMDLGADWQVTRYAADGAVSAVLKVEP, encoded by the coding sequence ATGCGCGCTTCTCTATCCTCAGGTTGGTGGCTGTTCGGTCTCGCCCTGTTCCTCGGGGCAGGTCTGACGGGGAATACCCCGGCCGTGGCCCAGCCGCCTGCCCTCAGCCTCTGCTCCTGTGACGAACTCTCCCAGTGCTCCGGCGGCGAGTTGGACACCCAGAACGTGAAGGAGGGCAAGGCCGCCCTTCGCTGGGACCACAGCAAGAGCGTCTACCTGAACCTCAACGGGATCACGCCCGACTGGAAGGCCTACAACCGCCTCAGCTTTTGGATGTACTCTCCAAAGGCCACCAAGGCGCGGTTCATGATGATCGTCCCCTCAGAGAACCCCAAGACCGAGGGCTCCGACTACTACATGCATGATATCGTGGTCGACTTCACCGGCTGGAAGCAGTTCAGCTACGCGATCCCGCGTGACTTCGACGCCGCCCGTGAGCCCCGTGGCTGGGACCAGATCGATGGGATGAACTTCACCGCCTCCGGCTGGGACAACACTCCCGATCCCAACACTTGCGTCACCTTTGACGATTTCAAGCTCTCCTGGGAGGCACCGCCCGTGGGACCCAAGACCACCGATGCAGAGTTCTTCGCATCCCTGAATCTCGACTATCCCGGCCTCGAGCGCACCAAGGCCCTCGTCCAGGCCGGCGACCTGGCGGGAGCCAAGGCTGCCTACGTCAAGTACCTCAAGGTCCGTGAGACGCCCCGCTACTATGTCAACTGGCGCGACAAGCCCGAGCCCGACAAGCGTCCGGCCAACCCCGATACCCGGGGCGCCGACCAGGCTCTGAAGCACCTCTACTACGTGTGCGACGTCCCGCTGCAGTTCGAGGACAAAATCGACTGGGAAGCCAACCCGACGAATCCCTTCAACCCCGAGTGGACCTGGCAGTTCGGACGCCACAGTTGGTGGTCGGGTCTCGGCCGAGCCTACTGGAACACCGGCGATGAGAAGTACGCCCAGGAGTGGGTCTGGGAGCTGCGCAGTTGGATCCACGATAACTTCCTGCCAGAGCGCGTGAACAACAGCGTCGGCTCCCGTTGGCGCACCATTGAGTGCGGCATCCGCCTCCAGGGCAGTTGGCCGCAGGCCTTCTACTACTTCCTGTCCTCCCCGACCTTCACCGACGACGACGTTGTGATGATGGTCAAGTCAATGGCCGAGCAGGCCCAGTACCTGTACAACTACCCGACCGGCGGCAACTGGCTAACCATGGAAGCCAACGGGATGTGCCATGTCGGGGTGCTCTTCCCCGAGTTCAAGCAGGCCCAGACCTGGCGCGAGGAGGCCGTCAAGCGGCTTTACACAGAGCTTGATAACCAGGTCTATCCCGATGGCGCACAGAAGGAACTAACCACCGGCTACCACTACGTTGCTCTGGGCAACTTCCTCGATCTGGCCCGGATTTGCATGTTCAACGACATCGCGCTCCCCGAGAACTACGTCTCCAAGCTCGAGCGCATGTGGGCCTATGGAATGTGGGCCATGATGCCGGACCGCACCTTGCCCTATCTCAACGATGCCTGGAACGTCAATGTGCCGGGGACGCTACGCCAGGCGCTTGAGTACTTCCCGCAGCGCGAGGACTTCCGCTGGATCGCCACGGACGGCAAAGAGGGCCGGCAGCCCGATCATCTGTCCCACTTCTTCCCCTGGGCAGGTTGGTCGGTCATGCGCACCGGCTGGGGCCGTGATGACAACTACATGCTCTTCGACGTCGGCCCCTTCGGACTCGGTCACCAGCATGAGGACAAGCTCGCAATGGTCCTCTCGGCGTACGGCAAGTACCTGCTGGTCGACGTGGGCAGCTACGCCTACGAGCGATCGGCCATGCGCAGCTATGTCGTCGGCCCCTGGGCTCACAACATCGTTGCCGTCGACGGTCTGACGCAGGCCCGGCGGAACGTGCGCTCCAGCAACGTCAACACGGAGCCGCAGACCAATCCCTTCCACACCACCGCCGCCTTCGACTACTGCGAGGGCGTGTACGATGACGGCTTCGGCCCCAAGAACGAGCTGAAGGTCGTGCAGCGCCGTCAGGTGCTCTTCGTTAAGCCCGAGTACTGGGTCGTCGTCGACACCCTCACACCACCGGATGCCGCCGAGCACCAGTATGCGTCGCACTTCCACCTGGGCACCGCAGATGCTCAGGCCTCCGGCGCCACGGCCTCGACTCTCGGCGACAGCGCGAACTTGCATATCCTCACCGCAGGACGCCAGCCGGCTGTGGCCGACATCGTCAAGGGCCAGGAGACTCCCTACTATCTGGGTTGGATCGGTACCCACGGCGTCGGCAACAAGCACCCGATGCCCGTTGCCCGCTTCACCTGGAAGGCGACCGGCGTCACGCAGACCGTCTATCTGCTCTATCCGACGCGACCGGGCCAGGAGTGCCCCGTGCGCCAGTTCCACCTCCTGCCGGGTGACGGCCTCAAGGCCGAGATCCAGTTCGCCGATGGCCGCCGCGACGTCATGGACCTGGGGGCCGACTGGCAGGTCACGCGCTATGCCGCCGATGGCGCCGTCTCTGCGGTGCTGAAGGTCGAGCCCTAA
- the murB gene encoding UDP-N-acetylmuramate dehydrogenase, whose translation MDLIDGLKQVADLDVDTHVPMSEHTSFRIGGPADVLVVPHTREALASAVRLLKEAGQKPIVIGNGTNLLVLDGGIRGVVVKIANGMSRVTVEDDLIIAESGVRMASLCSTCAHHGLGGLEWAAGIPGTLGGALMMNAGAHGGEIGPLTEWVKTVLPSGEFRTLQRQELTFGYRMSCFQGSPEIIVQAALRLVKDDPAVVHAKLCDIIETRCEKQPVAMPSAGCVFKRSPGEGAGRLVDWAGCKGMRVGGAVVSEKHANFIVNEGSATAAEVLKLIEVVRAKVKERFDVDLKTEICILGEPAEE comes from the coding sequence ATGGATCTGATTGACGGACTAAAGCAGGTAGCCGACCTGGACGTCGATACACACGTCCCGATGTCGGAGCATACATCCTTCCGCATTGGTGGGCCGGCCGACGTTCTGGTGGTCCCCCACACTAGGGAAGCACTGGCGTCTGCGGTGCGGCTTCTCAAGGAGGCCGGGCAGAAGCCGATCGTGATCGGGAACGGCACCAATCTGTTGGTGTTGGATGGCGGCATCCGTGGGGTGGTCGTGAAGATCGCCAACGGCATGTCGCGGGTCACGGTCGAGGACGACCTGATCATCGCCGAGAGCGGCGTGCGCATGGCCTCGCTGTGCAGCACCTGTGCCCACCACGGGCTCGGCGGCCTGGAATGGGCTGCCGGGATTCCGGGGACCCTCGGCGGCGCACTGATGATGAATGCCGGCGCTCATGGCGGCGAGATCGGGCCCCTTACGGAGTGGGTCAAGACGGTCCTTCCCAGCGGAGAGTTCCGCACGCTCCAGCGCCAGGAGCTCACCTTCGGGTACCGCATGAGCTGCTTCCAGGGCTCGCCGGAGATCATCGTCCAGGCGGCCCTGAGGCTGGTGAAGGACGACCCGGCGGTCGTTCACGCGAAGCTGTGCGACATCATCGAGACGCGCTGCGAGAAGCAGCCGGTGGCCATGCCGAGCGCGGGATGCGTGTTCAAGCGCAGTCCGGGTGAGGGCGCCGGGCGGCTCGTGGACTGGGCCGGCTGCAAGGGGATGCGCGTCGGCGGAGCAGTCGTCTCGGAGAAGCATGCCAACTTCATCGTCAATGAAGGTTCGGCCACGGCCGCGGAGGTCCTGAAGCTCATCGAGGTCGTGCGGGCGAAGGTCAAGGAGAGGTTCGACGTGGACCTCAAGACCGAGATCTGCATCCTCGGCGAACCGGCGGAGGAGTAG
- a CDS encoding aldehyde dehydrogenase family protein produces the protein MEPKRILIGGEWVEAKSGATYENLNPATGEVICHVASAGAEEVDLAVATARRAFEKHWAPMDPTARAALMYKLADRIDERAEELGRMETCDMGKPYSQAAGGDVPGAAAFFRYFAGLADKLEGETLITPPNTFGYTLREPQGVVAAIMPWNFPICMCGIKGGPALAAGNCIIFKPAPASPTTALEVGKMALEVGFPPGVIQVLPDGDGAAGAALSRHPGVDKVSFTGSTKTGRKVLESSAHNLAKVTLELGGKTANIVMPDADMDMALAAAVRTIFLNSGQICTAGSRLLLHESIKDEFLEKMLGVVRSLKVGDPFAPDTKLGPIVSAQQYERVMSYIEAGKSCGACVLTGGGRPTEAALAAGTYVMPTIFDKVTMDMPIAQEEIFGPVLAVLSFKDDDEAVAIANATDYGLAAALWTRDGSRAHNLARRLQAGIIWINCTNIFGPWMPYGGYKVSGLGFECGIEGLKEFTRIKTVLMDTSNRPERWALD, from the coding sequence ATGGAACCGAAGCGCATTCTGATCGGTGGCGAGTGGGTGGAGGCCAAGTCGGGTGCTACCTACGAGAACCTCAATCCGGCCACGGGAGAGGTCATCTGCCACGTGGCCTCGGCGGGTGCTGAGGAGGTCGACCTTGCGGTAGCCACGGCACGTCGAGCCTTCGAGAAGCACTGGGCGCCCATGGACCCGACGGCTCGGGCGGCTCTGATGTACAAGCTGGCCGACCGCATCGACGAGCGTGCAGAGGAACTCGGCCGCATGGAGACCTGCGATATGGGCAAGCCCTACTCGCAGGCGGCCGGCGGCGATGTTCCCGGGGCAGCGGCCTTCTTCCGCTACTTCGCCGGACTGGCCGACAAGCTGGAAGGCGAGACGCTGATTACCCCGCCGAACACCTTCGGCTACACCCTTCGCGAACCCCAGGGAGTTGTGGCGGCGATCATGCCGTGGAACTTCCCGATCTGCATGTGCGGTATCAAGGGCGGCCCGGCCCTGGCGGCCGGCAACTGCATTATCTTCAAGCCCGCACCGGCCTCTCCGACGACGGCGCTGGAAGTCGGGAAGATGGCCCTGGAGGTCGGCTTCCCGCCGGGCGTTATCCAGGTGCTTCCAGACGGTGATGGCGCTGCCGGGGCAGCGCTCTCGAGGCATCCCGGAGTGGACAAGGTGAGCTTCACCGGCAGCACGAAGACGGGTCGCAAGGTGCTCGAGTCCTCTGCGCACAACCTGGCCAAGGTGACGCTGGAACTGGGCGGCAAGACAGCCAATATCGTCATGCCCGATGCGGACATGGACATGGCGCTTGCAGCGGCTGTGCGCACCATCTTTCTCAACTCCGGCCAGATCTGCACGGCAGGCAGCCGGCTCCTGCTGCACGAGAGCATCAAGGACGAGTTCCTGGAGAAGATGCTGGGCGTCGTTCGGTCGCTGAAGGTGGGCGATCCCTTTGCGCCGGATACCAAGCTGGGGCCGATCGTCTCGGCCCAGCAGTATGAGCGCGTCATGTCCTACATCGAGGCCGGCAAGTCCTGTGGGGCTTGCGTGCTGACCGGTGGCGGCCGACCCACAGAGGCCGCACTGGCTGCGGGCACCTATGTGATGCCGACGATCTTTGACAAGGTCACGATGGACATGCCCATCGCGCAAGAGGAGATCTTCGGCCCGGTGCTGGCGGTCCTGTCCTTCAAGGACGACGACGAGGCTGTGGCGATCGCCAATGCCACGGACTATGGACTGGCTGCGGCTCTGTGGACACGGGACGGGAGTCGTGCCCACAACCTCGCGCGGAGACTGCAGGCCGGGATCATCTGGATCAACTGCACGAACATTTTCGGGCCCTGGATGCCCTATGGAGGGTACAAGGTCAGCGGCCTTGGCTTCGAGTGCGGGATCGAGGGGCTCAAGGAGTTCACGCGGATCAAGACGGTGCTCATGGACACAAGCAACCGGCCCGAACGCTGGGCGCTGGACTAG
- a CDS encoding SIS domain-containing protein — protein sequence MPRTSFGHRMRREIIEQPAAVTATLAAETDNIREFAARLRKDNVQQVLLVARGTSDNAAMYARYAFPIIANKLTSVLAASLLTVYDAQLDMKNCLVMGISQSGQSVGVVEFLEHARHHGAITCALTNTADSPLGKAADVVLATHAREEKSVPATKTYTTALAVIHQLASLWAGDVERAKRIYDVPGCIEQVLKMEGQIQQRAERYRYMPGCAVVGRGFSLCTALEAALKIAQCAYVVPAAYSGIDFLHGPIASIEPGYPCMVFAPEGKALQSVSELLDALDERQAETIVVSNSAPLLDRGTVSFRVPAIDEEFAPLVSVVVGQLFALHLALHKGINPDEPRGVAKITWTL from the coding sequence ATGCCAAGAACGAGCTTCGGCCATCGAATGCGCCGAGAGATCATTGAGCAGCCGGCGGCCGTCACTGCCACTCTCGCCGCGGAGACCGACAACATCCGCGAATTTGCCGCGCGACTGCGGAAGGATAACGTCCAGCAGGTTCTCCTCGTAGCACGAGGAACCTCAGACAATGCGGCGATGTACGCACGGTACGCCTTTCCGATCATCGCCAACAAGCTTACGTCGGTGCTCGCAGCGTCCTTGCTGACGGTCTACGACGCGCAACTGGACATGAAGAACTGTCTGGTGATGGGGATCTCGCAGTCCGGCCAGTCGGTTGGGGTTGTGGAGTTCCTGGAGCATGCCCGGCACCATGGCGCGATCACCTGCGCACTCACGAACACCGCAGACTCACCGCTGGGTAAGGCTGCCGACGTGGTGCTGGCCACCCATGCCCGGGAAGAGAAGAGCGTCCCGGCCACCAAGACGTACACGACGGCGCTGGCAGTGATTCACCAGCTTGCCTCTCTGTGGGCCGGTGATGTAGAACGGGCCAAGCGCATCTATGACGTGCCCGGATGCATCGAGCAAGTCCTCAAGATGGAGGGGCAGATCCAGCAGCGGGCTGAGAGATACCGGTACATGCCGGGCTGTGCGGTAGTGGGCCGGGGCTTCAGCCTCTGCACCGCCCTCGAGGCGGCGCTCAAGATCGCCCAGTGCGCCTATGTGGTCCCTGCAGCGTATAGCGGGATCGACTTCCTCCACGGTCCGATCGCCAGTATAGAGCCCGGCTATCCGTGCATGGTCTTTGCTCCGGAGGGTAAGGCCCTCCAGTCGGTGAGCGAGCTTCTCGACGCTCTCGACGAACGTCAGGCGGAGACGATCGTGGTCTCGAACTCGGCCCCCCTCCTCGACCGGGGGACTGTCAGTTTCCGTGTGCCTGCCATCGACGAGGAGTTCGCGCCTCTGGTCTCGGTTGTCGTCGGACAGCTCTTCGCCCTGCATCTGGCCCTTCACAAGGGCATCAACCCAGACGAGCCGCGAGGCGTCGCCAAGATCACCTGGACCCTGTAG
- a CDS encoding MtnX-like HAD-IB family phosphatase translates to MRPQAVRPLGENDLVFCDFDGTISVIDTGIAVIDALNLEKAWDLEHVWRRGEIDSMQCLAGQWAMVDLPPEELYALLDSFPLHEDFRDFVPFLKERRAHIVVVSDGLDLYLDRMLTRLGLTACDGERVLDRQYDCIPRFVNHGTIDERGVTVSFPHRTPVCAQCGNCKLHHLFELRPHFSRVLYVGDGHSDMCPAKYADVLFARSHLAEDAARRGMPFFPFESFGDIMQVLR, encoded by the coding sequence ATGAGGCCCCAGGCAGTACGCCCCCTCGGCGAGAACGATCTAGTGTTCTGCGATTTCGACGGTACCATCAGCGTCATCGACACCGGCATCGCCGTGATCGATGCCCTCAACCTGGAGAAGGCCTGGGACCTGGAGCATGTGTGGCGGCGCGGCGAGATCGACTCCATGCAGTGCCTCGCCGGGCAGTGGGCCATGGTGGACTTGCCGCCCGAGGAGCTCTACGCCCTTCTGGACAGCTTCCCCCTGCACGAGGACTTCCGCGACTTCGTCCCCTTCCTCAAGGAGCGCCGGGCCCATATCGTCGTGGTTAGCGACGGCCTCGATCTGTACCTCGACCGCATGTTGACGCGGTTGGGTCTGACCGCCTGCGACGGTGAGCGGGTCCTCGACCGTCAGTACGACTGCATCCCGCGCTTCGTTAACCATGGTACGATCGACGAGCGCGGCGTCACCGTCAGCTTTCCGCACCGCACACCGGTCTGTGCTCAGTGCGGCAACTGCAAGCTGCATCACCTCTTCGAGCTGCGCCCGCACTTCTCCCGCGTCCTCTACGTGGGAGATGGCCACTCCGACATGTGTCCGGCCAAGTATGCCGACGTCCTCTTCGCCCGCAGTCATCTCGCCGAGGATGCGGCCCGCAGGGGCATGCCCTTCTTTCCCTTCGAGAGTTTTGGCGACATCATGCAAGTGCTCAGATAG
- a CDS encoding GNAT family N-acetyltransferase, with the protein MVTTLAKVTLKSGESMAVVKTTAPEPDWIDRILPFLSHKGDSWLEPMRQAYSEGLDALTMNDFLGVLDSGEIVGNITTVEHLGVGVLQHVFTPPEHRRKGIASALLRGLCDDFAARSGRAMYLSTGYDTPPYHIYESFGFVGRGNSGKMTWLPDAGFLETHFAPGPASVRDTRWEDWPLLEALYAVTGQWQLKSFYFQQFGHAAYEGEYLGLRQGLAKGSILGTRVLSRPDGAILGHALLAKQPAWRGRPLVLDVMVHANFHERAAELAGSLAIPAGAKVQAFCDAQATAKIAALQTLGFEQEGCFRGQIEDENHVPTDVLVFGKVG; encoded by the coding sequence ATGGTGACCACCCTTGCGAAGGTGACCCTCAAGTCGGGCGAGTCGATGGCCGTCGTGAAGACCACGGCTCCTGAGCCGGACTGGATCGACCGCATCCTGCCCTTCCTGTCCCACAAGGGCGACTCCTGGCTGGAGCCCATGCGCCAGGCCTACTCCGAGGGCCTCGATGCCCTGACGATGAACGACTTCCTCGGCGTCCTCGACAGCGGCGAGATCGTCGGCAACATCACCACCGTTGAGCACCTCGGGGTCGGCGTGCTGCAGCACGTCTTCACGCCGCCCGAGCACCGGCGCAAGGGGATCGCCAGCGCGCTCCTCCGCGGCCTGTGCGACGATTTTGCCGCCCGCAGCGGCCGCGCGATGTATCTGAGCACCGGCTACGACACGCCGCCGTACCACATCTACGAGAGCTTCGGCTTCGTCGGGCGGGGAAACAGCGGCAAGATGACCTGGCTGCCAGACGCGGGCTTCCTCGAGACCCACTTCGCCCCCGGACCGGCCAGCGTCAGGGATACTCGCTGGGAGGACTGGCCGCTCCTCGAAGCACTCTACGCCGTCACCGGCCAATGGCAACTCAAGAGCTTCTACTTCCAGCAGTTCGGCCACGCTGCCTATGAGGGCGAGTACCTCGGTCTGCGTCAGGGGCTGGCGAAGGGCAGCATCCTTGGCACCCGGGTCCTGTCGAGGCCCGATGGCGCGATCCTGGGGCACGCACTCCTGGCGAAGCAGCCCGCATGGCGCGGACGGCCGCTCGTCCTTGACGTCATGGTCCATGCCAACTTCCACGAACGTGCCGCCGAGTTGGCCGGCAGCCTGGCGATCCCGGCGGGTGCCAAGGTCCAGGCCTTCTGCGACGCGCAGGCGACGGCGAAGATCGCAGCCCTGCAAACGCTGGGTTTCGAGCAGGAAGGGTGCTTCCGCGGGCAGATTGAGGACGAGAACCACGTGCCCACGGACGTTCTGGTGTTTGGCAAGGTGGGGTAG
- a CDS encoding PRC-barrel domain-containing protein, with protein sequence MRDVASIIGLRVISSQEGRDLGPVSQVVVDLAAGVVEGLIIGKGASEKGVEARDIDIVGVDAVMVTTHRVAKPLSELPVLLQKRRDPEAPPREVITDSGKRVGVVGAVFIDATGRRVTRYEISSGAWRDLIEGVQTVSPIPGTVDGNDSVVIPAAALGETELGGGLKSQIAKLGGIARTQAQQAAHSLEEGAEAAKRGVASVGEKASGAATKVKETIAERTHAHEEQKAEAQPAAEGEAAPEAEKHGEGIAEAMRKRLQLGVAAVSEKASEAAAKVKEVRIGKKEAAPEQEAETSEKAEEPAAEAKEEQAPEAVPAQESCCAEAKEQPCEEQPCGEKPAEELPCAEGAGEEDKPCCESEAQGDAQ encoded by the coding sequence ATGCGTGACGTCGCCTCCATCATTGGACTGCGTGTGATCTCGTCGCAAGAGGGCCGAGACCTCGGCCCGGTCAGCCAGGTTGTGGTCGATCTGGCCGCAGGCGTCGTTGAAGGCCTGATCATCGGCAAAGGCGCGTCGGAGAAGGGTGTCGAGGCGCGCGACATCGACATTGTTGGCGTGGATGCAGTGATGGTGACCACCCACCGGGTGGCCAAGCCGCTGTCGGAGCTTCCCGTGCTGCTGCAGAAGCGCCGTGACCCCGAGGCGCCACCTCGTGAGGTCATCACGGACAGCGGGAAACGCGTCGGAGTGGTCGGCGCGGTCTTCATTGACGCCACGGGACGCAGGGTGACCCGCTACGAGATCTCCAGTGGCGCCTGGCGGGACCTGATCGAGGGAGTGCAGACGGTCTCCCCCATCCCCGGAACGGTGGATGGCAACGACAGCGTGGTCATCCCGGCCGCTGCCCTGGGCGAGACCGAGCTTGGTGGCGGGCTCAAGTCGCAGATCGCCAAGCTGGGCGGCATCGCCAGGACACAGGCACAGCAGGCGGCCCACAGCCTTGAAGAGGGCGCCGAAGCGGCCAAGCGCGGGGTTGCCAGCGTCGGCGAGAAGGCCTCGGGAGCTGCGACGAAGGTGAAAGAGACCATCGCCGAGCGCACCCACGCCCACGAGGAACAGAAGGCCGAAGCCCAACCTGCTGCGGAGGGTGAGGCTGCCCCGGAGGCCGAGAAGCACGGCGAAGGGATTGCCGAGGCCATGCGGAAGCGGCTGCAGCTTGGTGTGGCGGCGGTGAGCGAGAAAGCCTCAGAGGCCGCGGCTAAGGTGAAGGAAGTCAGAATCGGCAAGAAGGAAGCTGCGCCCGAGCAGGAGGCGGAGACCTCCGAGAAGGCCGAGGAGCCCGCTGCCGAGGCCAAGGAGGAGCAGGCTCCCGAAGCGGTACCTGCCCAGGAGAGCTGCTGCGCCGAGGCCAAGGAACAGCCCTGCGAAGAGCAGCCCTGTGGGGAGAAGCCGGCGGAAGAACTGCCCTGCGCTGAAGGTGCCGGCGAGGAAGACAAGCCCTGTTGCGAGTCGGAGGCCCAAGGCGACGCTCAGTGA
- a CDS encoding GNAT family N-acetyltransferase → MEGLRVVEYQPELAEDALKIRNAIFPPLTLEQWLETTTMTGSLAYLGDEVVGCIPMDQRDFLAAPGKPIRVIFENAVGTREDMRSRGVGSAMIEAAREFLSDRIDVMMVYRGAERSDGYRFYVKSGHYDMIYLRRGMWESPSGTREGVALGSLAEIAADAAGIHEAFVGSFGNIAGFPPRYPGYQYKKLGGHIYQVLPQETLYWRTPVSGPLEAYCIGGVRTGTAHSDGTITIQEMASRSGGEAMQRVLSAVGAEAAARQGSVARVTSQDDPFRSLMRKMGFVEPVRHTMIMAQVIRPQALFEKVCTDLSLVADLKIKVWTPTRDYVLYEGPEAQTEITVEGKDAEIYRMLGRRLDVQSAIEHDVISVQNGSVDIAQRLGSALSFAPWVYHHLDYI, encoded by the coding sequence ATGGAAGGTCTGCGAGTAGTTGAGTACCAGCCCGAGCTGGCCGAAGACGCGCTCAAGATTCGCAACGCCATCTTCCCGCCCCTGACCCTGGAGCAGTGGCTCGAGACCACTACGATGACGGGGTCTCTGGCATACCTGGGAGACGAGGTCGTGGGCTGCATTCCCATGGACCAGCGGGACTTCCTCGCCGCGCCGGGCAAGCCAATCCGCGTCATCTTCGAGAACGCCGTCGGCACGAGAGAGGACATGCGCTCACGAGGCGTCGGCTCCGCCATGATCGAAGCGGCCCGTGAGTTCCTCAGCGACCGCATCGACGTGATGATGGTTTACCGCGGTGCAGAGCGGTCCGATGGGTACCGCTTCTATGTAAAAAGCGGCCATTATGATATGATTTACCTTCGTCGAGGAATGTGGGAGAGCCCCAGCGGAACCCGAGAGGGAGTTGCCCTCGGCAGCCTGGCGGAGATCGCCGCGGACGCAGCGGGAATCCACGAGGCCTTCGTCGGGAGCTTCGGGAACATCGCGGGATTTCCCCCTCGTTACCCCGGATATCAATACAAGAAGCTCGGGGGGCACATCTACCAGGTGCTGCCGCAGGAGACGCTGTACTGGCGAACTCCTGTCTCCGGTCCCCTGGAGGCTTACTGTATCGGTGGTGTGCGCACAGGTACGGCGCACTCCGACGGCACGATCACGATCCAGGAGATGGCCAGTCGGAGCGGCGGGGAGGCCATGCAGCGGGTTCTCTCGGCGGTCGGGGCGGAAGCTGCAGCACGCCAGGGTTCGGTGGCTCGAGTAACCAGCCAGGACGACCCCTTCCGGTCGTTGATGCGGAAGATGGGGTTCGTGGAGCCTGTGCGGCACACCATGATCATGGCGCAGGTGATCCGGCCGCAGGCGCTGTTTGAGAAGGTCTGCACCGACCTGAGCCTGGTGGCCGATCTGAAGATCAAGGTGTGGACGCCGACCCGGGACTATGTGCTGTACGAGGGTCCCGAGGCGCAGACAGAGATCACCGTCGAGGGCAAGGATGCCGAGATCTACCGGATGCTGGGCCGACGCCTCGACGTGCAGTCGGCGATTGAGCATGACGTGATCAGCGTCCAGAACGGTAGTGTGGACATCGCCCAGCGGCTGGGTTCTGCCCTGAGCTTCGCGCCCTGGGTCTACCACCATCTGGACTATATCTAG